The SAR202 cluster bacterium DNA window CACGGGCTGGCGCTTGCCTTCCTCGTGTATCTGCGAGATCTTCCTGAACAGGAGCGCCTTCTTCTCCGGAGCAAAGCCGCGTCCGCTGTCCTTCACGCGTACTGTCACGTGGGTAGCGCTATCCTCCAGCTCAACGTGAATGGGCGCCGTGGTTGCGGAGAACTTGGCCGCATTATTCAAGAGGTTGTTCACGACCTGCCCTATTCGGCGGCGGTCTGCCTTGACCAGCGGGAGCTCATCCGAGGCGCGCAGCATGACGCGGAATGTCTTGCCGCTCTGCATGAAGGAGGCCAGGCTCTCTTCCAGCAGAGCGATGAGGTCCATGGGCTCGGGCGTGACCGAAAGCGCGCCGGCCTCGATGCTGCTCATGTCCAGCAGGTTATTGACGAGCTGGGTAAGGTGGTCCGCCTGCTCGTTAACAAGCTGGAACATGTCGCGCGTTTCCGGGTCGTCCTGAAGGTGCGCTCCGCCGAGCGCCCAGGACGCGGCCGCCTTGATGTTCGAAAGTGGAGACTTGAGCTCGTGGCTCACCATCGCCAGGAACTCGGCCCGGCTGCGGTCGCTCTCCTCAATGGCGGTGATGTCCTGCAGGACAACGATTGCGCCCGTGATCTCGCTGGCGAGAGAGTACTGGG harbors:
- a CDS encoding PAS domain-containing sensor histidine kinase — its product is MRGGEVVRVEEMRLQVPDGRTVPVLVNSKPQYSLASEITGAIVVLQDITAIEESDRSRAEFLAMVSHELKSPLSNIKAAASWALGGAHLQDDPETRDMFQLVNEQADHLTQLVNNLLDMSSIEAGALSVTPEPMDLIALLEESLASFMQSGKTFRVMLRASDELPLVKADRRRIGQVVNNLLNNAAKFSATTAPIHVELEDSATHVTVRVKDSGRGFAPEKKALLFRKISQIHEEGKRQPVGTGLGLAICKGIVEAHGGRIWG